The sequence CAGAAAATGGGAAGCAGGCGGCGAGGATCAAGGGCGCCGCGCCGAATACGCCGCGGGCGACGTCCGCGCCCCTCCCCGGAACGCCGCTCAGGATGGCCTTGCATCGCCTGCCAAGGCGCGCTAGGGGCCTCGCCTGCCCAATCGGGCCGGTCGGGACGTAGCGCAGCCTGGTAGCGCATCACACTGGGGGTGTGGGGGTCGGAGGTTCGAATCCTCTCGTCCCGACCAATTTACCGGAAAATCCATCCATGGCCCGTCGGCGTGCAGATCGGCCGCGGTCGCCGACCGGCTGGTGGATTGCCGGCTCCGGGGTGGGGAGTGGACCTTGCCCTTATCCGTCATCCCGGCGAAGGCCGGGATCTCGCCGGTGCGGCAAACCGAAAGGGTGAGATCCCGGCCTTCGCCGGGATGACGATGGAATAAAGGTCCGCAAACGGCCGAAACGCGGCATTGCCCTCAAGCGGCCACCCAACAGTGCCTAGGGCCGCAGCACGACCTTGCCCACCGCCTCGCGCCGCTCCAGCATCGCGAACGCCTTGCGCCAGTCGGCGAGGTCGAGCGCCGCATGGACATGCGGCCGGATCCTGCCTTCGGCCGCGAGCGCATCGATTGCCGCAACATTTTCCGCTCCGCGTTCGGGAAAGCGGCGCCCATATTCGCCCGCGCGTACGCCGACGACCGAAAATCCCTTGATCAGCGGCCTGTTGACAGACAGTTCGGGGATGCGCCCCGACGCAAAGCCGACGACGAGCAGCCGCCCGCCAAAGGCGATGCAGCGCGTCGATTCGTCGAATATATCGCCGCCGACGGGATCGACGATGACATCGGCGCCCTGCCCGCCGGTCAGCGCCTTCACGGTATCGCGAAAGCCCGCCGCGCCATCGATCACGGCTTCGGGCGCATAGAGCCGTTCCAGCGCCGCGCGTTTATCCGCGCTGCTCGCCACGGCGATCACCCGCGCGCCAAGCGCCATCGCCAGATCGACCGTCGCCAGCCCGACGCCGCCCGCCGCGCCATGGACCAGCACCCATTCGCCCGGCGCGACGCGCGCGCACCGTACGAGCGCAACATAGGCGGTGAGATAGGCGACCGGATAGGCCGCCGCGGCCTCCCAGCCCAGCGCCGCGGGCTTGGGCCGCAGCGATGCCGCGGGCACGACCGTATAGTCCGCCATCGCGCCGAACCGATTGCCCCCCACCACCGCATCGCCGACCGACCAGCTTTCGACCCCCTCGCCCACCGCGTCGACCTCGCCCGAAAACTCAAGTCCGGGCACGAACGGCAGGTCGGGTTTGAGCTGATAGGCGCCGCGCGTCATCAACAGGTCGGGAAAGTTCACCGCCGCCGCGCGCACGCGCACGCGCACCTCGCCCGGCCCCGCGTCGGGGACGGGCAGGTCGACAAATCCCGCGCCCGCATGATCGGGCCGCAATTCGCGCACCTGCAACGCCCGCATGGCGAAAATCCTTTCCTACATTGTTCCTATATGGTTCGTTGATTGCCTCAACATAACCAGAAGGAGCGAATCATGGCTTTGTCCCTATCACCGGCCTCAGACGTCGACATGCTGATCGACGCCGTCATCGACCGCGAAGGCCGATATGTAAACCACCCCGCCGACCGCGGCGGCGCGACCTGTTGGGGCATCACCGAAGCGGTCGCGCGCGCCGAGGGCTATGCGGGCGCGATGCGAACGTTGCCGCGCGACACCGCCGCCGCCATCTATCGCCGCCTCTATTGGCTGCGCCCCGGCTTCGACAAAGTCGCACTCCGCGCCCCCGCGATCGCCGCCGAACTGTTCGACACCGGCGTCAACATGGGCACCGGCACCGCGGCGGGCTTTCTCCAGCGCGCGCTCAACGCGCTCAACCGCGCCGCGCGCGACTATCCCGACATCGCGGTCGACCGCGCGATCGGCCCGCGCACCCTCGCCGCGCTCGACGGTTTTCTCAAGACGCGCGGCAAGGGCGGCGAGACCGTCCTCCTGCGCGCGATGGAGGCGCTGCAGGGCGAACGCTACATCGCGCTCGCCGAACGCCGCCCCAGCCAGGAGGCCTTTCTCTACGGCTGGCTCGCCAACCGCGTGGGCGACGCAAACCCCTGATTTCCAACGCCTCCAGGTGACAAGTTTGACAAGTTAAGGATGGAAGGAACGCGCATATGAGCATTATCGAAGGCCTGATCGGCCCCATCGCCAGGCTGATCGACAAGATCATTCCCGACCCCGAAGCGCGCGACCGCGCCAAGCTCGAACTGCTGAAACTCGAAGGCAGCCAGGAAATGGAGGCGATCCGCACGCGGATGACCGCAATCGTCGCCGAAGCGAACAGCGCCGACCCCTGGACCAGCCGCGCGCGGCCGAGCTTCCTCTATGTCATGTATGCGCTCTTGCTCTGGGCCATCCCGATGGGCCTGATCGCCGCCGCGCGCCCCGAAATGGCCAAAAGCATCGCCGAGGGCATGAACGCCTATCTCGCCGGCATCCCCGAACCGCTCTATGCGCTCTTCGGCACCGGCTATCTGGGGTACACGGCGGCGCGCGCGTGGGGGAAGGCGAAGGGGGTGGAGAGTTGAGTTAAACCGTCGCCCCCGCGCAGGCGCGGAGAAGAAGATATTCGCGCAGAGACCGCAGAGCGCGCAGAGAAAAGAAAGGGCGGCAAAAGCCGCCCATCTCTCTCTTCCTCCGCGCCTCCGCGTGAACAAATCCTCGGCGACCTCTGCGACCTCTGCGCGAATCCAAACAGGAACCTGCGCTATCCCGCCACCACCCTCGCCAAATTCGCCAGCGACGAGTTCAGCCCCGCCACATGATCCTTCGCCGAAATCCCCGGCGGCACATGGTGCGCGTCGACCGTGACCAGCGTGCCGCCGCCCTGCCGCGACAGATACCAGTGCATCGCCATCGTCCCCGAAAAGCGCGGGTCGTCGGATTCGAACGCGACCTCCCACACGATCAACCGCCCGTCGTCGAGCACCGGAATATGCACCGCGACGACGTCGCCGTCCTCGTCGCTCTTTGTCTCGACCTCGGCATCGTCGAAGGTCAGCCGCATCCGAAAGCCGCCCCCGGCCCGCAGGTCGACATGCTCGAACGCACCGGTCGCCCCTTCGGGCGGCAACCAGCGCGCCAGCGTGTCGGCGCTGGTGAAGGCCGCAAACACATCGACCAGCGGCGCCGCGATCAGCCGCTCGGCATGATCGGTGCGCCGCGTCTTTTTCGTGGGCTTCAAGCGAGCGCGGCCTTCACCGCCGCCACCGCATCATTCGCCGCGCCGCCGTTCGGGCCGCCGCCCTGCGCCATGTCGGGCCGCCCGCCGCCGCCCTGCCCGCCCAGCGCCGCGACCGCGGCCTTGACCAGATCGACCGCGCTGTGGCTGCCCGCCTTGTCGTCGGTCACCCCGACCGCGACCGAGGCGCGCCCGTCGTTGACCGCGACCAGCATCGCAACGCCGCTGCCGACCTGTTTCTTCAGCCCGTCGACCGTGCCGCGCAATTCCTTGGGGTCGAGTCCGTCGACAATCTGCGCGAGGAAGGCGACATCGCCGACCTGCTCGACCGCCGGACCCGCCGCCGCGCCGCCGCCCATCGCCAGCGCCTTTTTCGCATCGGCGAGCTCGCGCTCGGCCTTCTTGAGCTGCTCGGCCA is a genomic window of Sphingopyxis sp. FD7 containing:
- a CDS encoding NADPH:quinone oxidoreductase family protein: MRALQVRELRPDHAGAGFVDLPVPDAGPGEVRVRVRAAAVNFPDLLMTRGAYQLKPDLPFVPGLEFSGEVDAVGEGVESWSVGDAVVGGNRFGAMADYTVVPAASLRPKPAALGWEAAAAYPVAYLTAYVALVRCARVAPGEWVLVHGAAGGVGLATVDLAMALGARVIAVASSADKRAALERLYAPEAVIDGAAGFRDTVKALTGGQGADVIVDPVGGDIFDESTRCIAFGGRLLVVGFASGRIPELSVNRPLIKGFSVVGVRAGEYGRRFPERGAENVAAIDALAAEGRIRPHVHAALDLADWRKAFAMLERREAVGKVVLRP
- a CDS encoding SRPBCC family protein, giving the protein MKPTKKTRRTDHAERLIAAPLVDVFAAFTSADTLARWLPPEGATGAFEHVDLRAGGGFRMRLTFDDAEVETKSDEDGDVVAVHIPVLDDGRLIVWEVAFESDDPRFSGTMAMHWYLSRQGGGTLVTVDAHHVPPGISAKDHVAGLNSSLANLARVVAG
- a CDS encoding glycoside hydrolase family 108 protein, with protein sequence MALSLSPASDVDMLIDAVIDREGRYVNHPADRGGATCWGITEAVARAEGYAGAMRTLPRDTAAAIYRRLYWLRPGFDKVALRAPAIAAELFDTGVNMGTGTAAGFLQRALNALNRAARDYPDIAVDRAIGPRTLAALDGFLKTRGKGGETVLLRAMEALQGERYIALAERRPSQEAFLYGWLANRVGDANP
- a CDS encoding holin family protein; the encoded protein is MSIIEGLIGPIARLIDKIIPDPEARDRAKLELLKLEGSQEMEAIRTRMTAIVAEANSADPWTSRARPSFLYVMYALLLWAIPMGLIAAARPEMAKSIAEGMNAYLAGIPEPLYALFGTGYLGYTAARAWGKAKGVES